One window of the Natronomonas marina genome contains the following:
- a CDS encoding YkgJ family cysteine cluster protein, whose protein sequence is MRVEVYPGKEAVVDFDPSLTFECVDDCTWCCRHGVLLYEKDFLELAERESLSAAVAQFRGRDFVRREPKADDHPHAAEDGQACFFLREDGLCALHAEHDWKPARCSVFPLEVHVESGDIHVSVREEAHEHCDGLDVSERRVVEHLDAFLPELLWNLDDPTTKVEL, encoded by the coding sequence GTGCGCGTCGAGGTGTACCCGGGCAAGGAGGCCGTCGTCGACTTCGACCCCTCGCTGACCTTCGAGTGCGTCGACGACTGTACGTGGTGCTGTCGGCACGGCGTCCTGCTGTACGAGAAGGACTTCCTCGAACTCGCCGAGCGGGAGTCGCTGTCGGCGGCCGTCGCGCAGTTCCGCGGCCGGGACTTCGTCCGCCGGGAACCGAAGGCCGACGACCACCCCCACGCCGCCGAGGACGGCCAGGCGTGCTTCTTCCTGCGGGAGGACGGTCTCTGTGCGCTGCACGCCGAGCACGACTGGAAGCCCGCCCGCTGTTCGGTCTTCCCGCTGGAGGTCCACGTCGAGTCGGGCGACATCCACGTCTCGGTCCGCGAGGAGGCCCACGAGCACTGCGACGGTCTCGACGTCAGCGAGCGGCGCGTCGTCGAGCACCTCGACGCCTTCTTGCCCGAACTGCTGTGGAACCTCGACGATCCGACGACGAAGGTGGAACTGTAG
- a CDS encoding deoxyhypusine synthase, whose amino-acid sequence MSDDDQEGSVREEPDREEFGHDPVEHAGVSAGMTVAELATEYGKAGIGAADLHEAIDVTADIFDSPETTTFLGLAGAMVPAGMRRIVADLIREGHVDALVTTGANLTHDAIEAIGGKHHHGRHSHPELEEREFDERLREEEVDRIYNVYLPQEHFAAFEEHLRAEVFEAIGEEVVSIAEFTRELGRANAAVNDREGIEEAAGIAAAAYENDVPVYVPAIQDSVLGLQAWLRSQVTGFSLDALADMSPLNDLAYEADSTAAIVVGGGVPKNYVLQTMLVTPDAYDYAVQLTMDPPQTGGLSGATLDEARSWGKLEKEARSVSVYADATITLPLVVAAALDGTD is encoded by the coding sequence ATGAGCGACGACGACCAAGAGGGGTCGGTCCGCGAGGAGCCGGACCGCGAGGAGTTCGGCCACGACCCCGTCGAGCACGCCGGCGTCTCGGCGGGGATGACCGTCGCCGAGTTGGCCACCGAGTACGGCAAGGCCGGCATCGGCGCGGCGGACCTCCACGAGGCCATCGACGTGACCGCCGACATCTTCGACAGCCCGGAAACGACGACGTTCCTGGGGCTGGCGGGCGCGATGGTGCCGGCCGGGATGCGCCGCATCGTCGCCGACCTGATCCGGGAGGGCCACGTCGACGCCCTGGTGACGACGGGGGCGAACCTGACCCACGACGCGATCGAGGCCATCGGCGGCAAGCACCACCACGGCCGTCACTCCCACCCCGAACTCGAGGAGCGGGAGTTCGACGAGCGACTGCGCGAGGAGGAGGTCGACCGCATCTACAACGTCTACCTCCCCCAAGAGCACTTCGCGGCCTTCGAGGAGCACCTCCGGGCGGAGGTGTTCGAGGCGATCGGCGAGGAGGTCGTCTCCATCGCGGAGTTCACGCGGGAACTCGGCCGCGCCAACGCCGCGGTGAACGACCGGGAGGGAATCGAGGAAGCGGCCGGCATCGCGGCGGCGGCCTACGAGAACGACGTGCCGGTCTACGTCCCGGCCATCCAGGACTCCGTGCTGGGCCTGCAGGCGTGGCTCCGCTCGCAGGTGACCGGCTTCTCGCTGGACGCGCTCGCCGACATGTCGCCGCTGAACGACCTCGCCTACGAGGCGGACTCGACGGCCGCCATCGTCGTCGGCGGCGGCGTCCCGAAGAACTACGTCCTGCAGACGATGCTCGTGACGCCGGACGCCTACGACTACGCCGTCCAGTTGACGATGGACCCCCCACAGACCGGCGGGCTCTCGGGGGCGACCCTCGACGAGGCCCGCTCGTGGGGCAAGTTGGAGAAGGAAGCCCGCAGCGTCTCGGTGTACGCCGACGCGACCATCACGCTGCCGCTCGTCGTCGCAGCGGCGCTGGACGGGACCGACTGA
- a CDS encoding RAD55 family ATPase has protein sequence MDRIPFGIRRLDTTIGGGAPPGSVVLLSGHAGAGAREFMYTSAAMNGLAEGDPELFDLYYGGLDDRATTPEEVHYISFTSEARQVEREMSLAMDEEIVEESIDNVQFHDLSPEFFRLSPVPREWYSERTRNVSELGQSQDRKGVPEALGDRLTEHGAGNVVVIDSIADLVGARNADLTFSDIPVLLKGLSRAAYEWGGLILAHVNQETLDDQQHGQLVDAADGTLLFEWESGGSDRARTMIVQQFRGVLSRIEDENIVRFETEIGDAGFDISDVRKIR, from the coding sequence ATGGACCGAATCCCGTTCGGGATCAGACGGCTCGACACGACCATCGGCGGCGGTGCGCCGCCGGGTAGCGTCGTCCTCCTGTCGGGCCACGCTGGCGCCGGCGCCCGCGAGTTCATGTACACGTCGGCGGCGATGAACGGCCTCGCGGAGGGCGACCCCGAACTGTTCGACCTCTACTACGGCGGCCTCGACGACCGGGCGACGACCCCCGAGGAGGTCCACTACATCTCCTTCACGTCGGAGGCCCGGCAGGTCGAACGGGAGATGTCGCTGGCGATGGACGAAGAAATCGTCGAGGAGAGCATCGACAACGTCCAGTTCCACGACCTCTCGCCGGAGTTCTTCCGGCTGAGCCCGGTCCCCCGTGAGTGGTACTCCGAGCGGACGCGGAACGTCTCGGAACTGGGGCAGTCCCAGGACCGGAAGGGGGTCCCGGAGGCACTCGGCGACCGGCTCACCGAACACGGCGCGGGCAACGTCGTCGTCATCGACTCCATCGCGGACCTGGTCGGCGCCAGGAACGCCGACCTCACGTTTAGCGACATCCCCGTCCTGCTGAAGGGGCTCTCGCGGGCGGCCTACGAGTGGGGCGGCCTCATCCTCGCACACGTCAACCAGGAGACGCTGGACGACCAACAGCACGGCCAGCTGGTGGACGCCGCCGACGGGACGCTGCTGTTCGAGTGGGAGAGCGGCGGCTCGGATCGCGCCCGGACGATGATCGTCCAGCAGTTCCGCGGCGTCCTCTCCCGCATCGAAGACGAGAACATCGTCCGATTCGAGACGGAGATCGGCGACGCCGGGTTCGACATCAGCGACGTCCGGAAGATCCGGTAA
- the ilvD gene encoding dihydroxy-acid dehydratase, with the protein MSHQEPPDRESGTTEKPEGLRSREVTEGTERAPHRAMFRAMGFDDEDLAAPMVGVANPAADITPCNVHLDEVADAALDGIDDSGGMPIEFGTITISDAISMGTEGMKASLISREVIADSVELVSFGERMDALVTIGGCDKNMPGMMMAAIRTDLPSVFLYGGSIMPGEHEGRAITIQNVFEARGAVATGEMSESELDEMERNACPGAGSCGGMFTANTMASISEAIGFAPLGSASPPAEHEARYDVAREAGELVLDAVEADRRPSEFLTKDSFENAIALQVAIGGSTNGVLHLLAMAAEAGVDLSIEEFDEISRRTPKIADLQPGGERVMNDLHELGGVPVVLKELHEAGLLHGDALTVTGETLAAALERVDPPAIADLDADFLYTVENPKNEQGAIRILTGNLAPGGGVLKITGADDLHHEGPVRVFESEEAATEYVQGGNIESGDVIVIRNEGPQGGPGMREMLGVTAARDGQGHAEDVALLTDGRFSGATRGLSIGHVAPEAFVGGPIAALEDGDTVTIDVADRTLEVDLTDEELEARLDERDQPDPAYEGGVLAKYGLAFGSAAEGAVTNPGVSQQD; encoded by the coding sequence ATGAGCCACCAGGAGCCGCCCGACCGCGAGTCGGGCACGACGGAGAAACCGGAGGGGCTGCGGAGCCGGGAGGTCACGGAGGGGACCGAGCGGGCACCCCACCGGGCGATGTTCCGTGCGATGGGATTCGACGACGAGGACCTGGCCGCGCCGATGGTCGGCGTCGCCAACCCCGCGGCGGACATCACGCCCTGTAACGTCCACCTCGACGAGGTCGCCGACGCCGCCCTCGACGGGATCGACGACAGCGGCGGCATGCCGATCGAGTTCGGCACCATCACCATCTCGGACGCCATCTCGATGGGGACCGAGGGGATGAAGGCCTCGCTCATCTCCCGGGAGGTCATCGCCGACTCCGTCGAGCTGGTCTCCTTCGGCGAGCGCATGGACGCGCTGGTGACCATCGGCGGCTGCGACAAGAACATGCCGGGGATGATGATGGCCGCCATCCGGACCGACCTTCCCTCCGTGTTCCTCTACGGCGGGTCCATCATGCCCGGCGAACACGAGGGCCGCGCGATCACCATCCAGAACGTCTTCGAGGCCCGCGGTGCGGTCGCGACCGGCGAGATGAGCGAGTCCGAACTCGACGAGATGGAGCGCAACGCCTGTCCGGGTGCCGGCTCCTGCGGCGGGATGTTCACCGCGAACACGATGGCCTCCATCAGCGAGGCCATCGGCTTCGCGCCGCTGGGCAGCGCGAGCCCGCCCGCCGAACACGAGGCCCGCTACGATGTGGCCCGCGAGGCCGGCGAACTCGTCCTCGACGCCGTCGAGGCCGACCGCCGGCCCTCCGAGTTCCTCACGAAGGACTCCTTCGAGAACGCCATCGCGCTGCAGGTCGCCATCGGCGGCTCGACCAACGGCGTCCTGCATTTGCTGGCGATGGCCGCCGAGGCCGGCGTCGACCTCTCTATCGAGGAGTTCGACGAGATCAGCCGGCGAACCCCGAAGATAGCCGACCTCCAGCCCGGCGGCGAGCGCGTGATGAACGACCTCCACGAACTCGGCGGCGTCCCGGTCGTTCTGAAGGAACTCCACGAGGCGGGCCTGCTGCACGGCGACGCACTCACCGTCACCGGCGAGACGCTCGCGGCGGCGCTCGAACGGGTCGATCCGCCCGCAATCGCCGACCTCGACGCCGACTTCCTCTACACCGTCGAGAACCCCAAGAACGAGCAGGGTGCCATCCGCATCCTCACCGGCAACCTCGCGCCGGGCGGGGGTGTCCTGAAGATCACCGGCGCCGACGACCTCCACCACGAGGGCCCGGTCCGCGTCTTCGAAAGCGAGGAGGCCGCCACCGAGTACGTCCAGGGGGGCAACATCGAATCGGGCGACGTCATCGTCATCCGAAACGAGGGGCCCCAGGGCGGCCCCGGCATGCGCGAGATGCTCGGCGTGACCGCCGCCCGCGACGGCCAGGGCCACGCCGAGGACGTCGCGCTGCTCACCGACGGCCGATTCTCGGGGGCGACGCGTGGCCTCTCCATCGGCCACGTCGCCCCCGAGGCGTTCGTCGGCGGTCCCATCGCCGCCCTCGAGGACGGCGACACGGTCACCATCGACGTCGCCGACCGGACCCTCGAGGTCGACCTCACCGACGAGGAACTCGAGGCTCGCCTCGACGAGCGGGACCAGCCCGACCCCGCCTACGAGGGCGGCGTCCTGGCGAAGTACGGTCTGGCGTTCGGGTCGGCCGCCGAGGGGGCCGTCACCAATCCCGGCGTTTCCCAGCAGGACTGA
- a CDS encoding DUF106 domain-containing protein: MARTASKVQDLVSEDAEMEGALEYVLEAAEEGTVSWGDVSDELTSGQWGRLIEKGVLVDSDGEGFDLADPNGVRSALEDDDLDLPDAPDKDSSWTKWDKMAAVVSVSLFAGYTFKEVRAPLAEVLDIALGPLIGVLPFFAVVMVLALFTGLYSTLLQANLMDMEVMGEYQARMKEIQNRREEAKERGDDEALDKIQEEQMEAMADNLGMFKEQFRPMVWIMVLTIPVFLWMYWAIGFRGGTAKYEVADLVIPFAGQVEWTTGFVGPLQVWIVWYFLCSMAFTQVIRKSLNIQTTPT, encoded by the coding sequence ATGGCACGTACAGCTTCGAAGGTGCAGGACCTCGTCTCGGAGGACGCCGAGATGGAGGGTGCCCTGGAGTACGTCCTCGAGGCCGCCGAGGAGGGCACCGTCTCGTGGGGCGACGTCTCCGACGAGTTGACCAGCGGACAGTGGGGTCGGCTCATCGAGAAGGGCGTTCTCGTCGACTCCGACGGCGAGGGGTTCGACCTCGCCGATCCCAACGGCGTCCGGTCGGCGCTGGAAGACGACGACCTCGACCTCCCCGACGCACCCGACAAGGACTCCTCGTGGACGAAGTGGGACAAGATGGCCGCGGTCGTCTCGGTGTCGCTCTTCGCCGGCTACACGTTCAAGGAGGTCCGGGCGCCGCTGGCCGAAGTCCTCGACATCGCTCTGGGGCCGCTCATCGGCGTGCTGCCCTTCTTCGCCGTCGTGATGGTGCTGGCGCTGTTCACCGGGCTGTACTCGACGCTGTTGCAGGCCAACCTCATGGACATGGAGGTGATGGGCGAGTACCAGGCCCGGATGAAGGAGATACAGAACCGCCGCGAGGAGGCCAAGGAGCGCGGCGACGACGAGGCGCTGGACAAGATCCAGGAGGAGCAGATGGAGGCGATGGCCGACAACCTCGGGATGTTCAAAGAGCAGTTCCGCCCGATGGTGTGGATCATGGTCCTGACCATCCCCGTCTTCCTGTGGATGTACTGGGCCATCGGCTTCCGTGGCGGGACGGCGAAGTACGAGGTCGCCGACCTCGTCATCCCCTTCGCCGGGCAGGTCGAGTGGACGACCGGTTTCGTCGGTCCGCTGCAAGTGTGGATCGTCTGGTACTTCCTGTGCTCGATGGCGTTCACGCAGGTCATCCGGAAGTCGCTGAACATCCAGACGACGCCGACCTGA
- a CDS encoding DUF2391 domain-containing protein: MERSEESTREVPDAEAVTIQEIRRQLRELETTVDDPGERRAVRRALRLVEEFPEGDDIRKLTRRDVAESFVGTILVSLPLLVEDGVFEIAAFLRSDPRLLALDVAFLFGMTVGLLYVADFREITVTRPLFGVVPRRLLSVLLVSFLTAAFTMTLWGRLGGWSDPAVALSRIAVVWTVGAFGAALGDILPGESSAPDINDELDDLGERLGIGDDEGLF; this comes from the coding sequence GTGGAACGCTCCGAGGAGTCGACCCGAGAGGTCCCGGACGCCGAGGCGGTCACCATCCAGGAGATTCGGCGACAGCTCCGAGAACTCGAGACGACCGTCGACGACCCGGGCGAGCGGCGGGCCGTCCGGCGGGCCCTGCGGCTCGTCGAAGAGTTCCCCGAGGGCGACGACATCCGGAAGCTGACCCGCCGCGACGTCGCCGAGTCCTTCGTCGGCACCATCCTCGTGTCGCTGCCGCTGCTCGTCGAGGACGGCGTCTTCGAGATAGCGGCCTTCCTGCGCTCGGACCCCCGGCTGCTCGCGCTCGACGTCGCGTTCCTCTTCGGGATGACCGTCGGACTCCTCTACGTCGCCGACTTCCGCGAGATAACCGTCACGCGACCGCTGTTCGGGGTCGTCCCGCGCCGACTCCTCTCGGTCCTTCTTGTCTCCTTTCTCACCGCGGCGTTCACCATGACGCTGTGGGGTCGCCTCGGCGGATGGAGCGACCCCGCAGTCGCGCTCTCGCGGATCGCCGTCGTCTGGACCGTCGGTGCCTTCGGGGCCGCCCTGGGCGACATCCTCCCCGGCGAGTCGTCGGCGCCCGACATCAACGACGAACTCGACGACCTGGGCGAGCGACTCGGCATCGGCGATGACGAGGGTCTTTTCTGA
- a CDS encoding rubrerythrin-like domain-containing protein, producing the protein MRPKTEESGGKVYECFDCGSRVEGSTSGRCGSCGGELCHLGRSRDL; encoded by the coding sequence ATGAGACCGAAAACGGAAGAGAGTGGAGGAAAAGTGTACGAGTGTTTCGACTGTGGTTCCAGGGTGGAGGGGTCGACGTCGGGTCGGTGCGGGTCCTGCGGCGGCGAGCTGTGCCACCTCGGTCGGTCGCGGGACCTCTGA
- a CDS encoding transcription factor S: MQFCDDCGSMMHSREGEMVCSSCGATQSKDEERADAFVTTEAQSDDDVIESSPDADFEGKPTADDVTCEECGHGEAWYTIKQTGSADEPPTRFFKCTECGNRWRGYS, from the coding sequence ATGCAGTTCTGCGACGACTGCGGTTCGATGATGCACTCCCGGGAGGGGGAGATGGTCTGTTCGTCCTGCGGGGCGACCCAGTCGAAGGACGAAGAGCGGGCCGACGCCTTCGTCACGACGGAGGCCCAGAGCGACGACGACGTCATCGAGTCCTCGCCGGACGCCGACTTCGAGGGCAAGCCCACCGCCGACGACGTGACCTGCGAGGAGTGTGGCCACGGCGAGGCGTGGTACACCATCAAGCAGACCGGTTCGGCCGACGAACCGCCGACGCGGTTCTTCAAGTGCACCGAGTGCGGCAACCGCTGGCGCGGGTACAGTTGA
- a CDS encoding winged helix-turn-helix domain-containing protein → MSGECDVGTVGSLLGDPTVRTILVETSQQPMSANTLSDHCEASQPTVYRRLEELRECDLLVERTRPDPEGGHHRTVYATNVRRVTVELEDGRLDLRIDRREDMADRFTRLVEGM, encoded by the coding sequence GTGAGCGGGGAGTGCGACGTCGGGACCGTCGGATCGCTGCTCGGTGACCCGACGGTTCGGACCATCCTCGTCGAGACGAGCCAGCAACCCATGTCAGCGAACACGTTGAGCGACCACTGCGAGGCGTCACAGCCGACCGTCTACCGCCGCCTCGAGGAACTGCGGGAGTGCGACCTGCTCGTCGAGCGGACGCGGCCGGACCCCGAGGGCGGCCACCACCGCACCGTCTACGCGACGAACGTCCGGCGGGTCACCGTCGAACTCGAGGACGGGCGACTGGACCTCCGTATCGACCGCCGGGAGGACATGGCCGACCGGTTCACGAGACTCGTGGAGGGGATGTGA
- a CDS encoding beta-ribofuranosylaminobenzene 5'-phosphate synthase family protein, giving the protein MTVHVAAGARLHVGFCNLSLAHERLYGGVGVALEEPAVRLVAEPAAEVVCPDPFVADLAGRACDLLGVDGAEISVEATLPRHVGLGSGTQVALATLAAVAEAHGRDPEVRERAPALGRGGRSGVGVAAFEGGGFVVDAGHPTERFTTAPPAEGEWTVPAVAARQDLPETWRFVLVVPEADPGRSGDDEDESMRAVVEGADPSVADELSTLLVRRLLPAAAEGRLEAFGDAVGAFGRLNGAWYADQQGGVYRPPAGRLIDALADCPAVRGVGQSSWGPTVYGVTDESMAGRARAAAEDALASAGADGTVRVVAPRNRGARIGVE; this is encoded by the coding sequence ATGACGGTCCACGTCGCGGCCGGCGCCCGGCTCCACGTCGGGTTCTGCAACCTCTCTCTGGCTCACGAGCGCCTCTACGGCGGGGTCGGCGTGGCCCTCGAAGAGCCGGCCGTCCGGCTCGTCGCCGAACCGGCGGCCGAGGTGGTCTGTCCGGACCCCTTCGTCGCGGACCTCGCCGGGCGGGCCTGTGACCTGCTGGGCGTCGACGGCGCCGAGATCAGCGTCGAGGCGACGCTGCCCCGGCACGTCGGCCTCGGCAGCGGGACCCAGGTCGCGCTTGCGACGCTGGCTGCGGTCGCGGAGGCCCACGGCCGGGACCCCGAGGTGCGCGAGCGTGCGCCAGCACTGGGCCGCGGCGGGCGGAGCGGCGTCGGCGTCGCCGCCTTCGAGGGCGGCGGGTTCGTCGTCGACGCCGGCCACCCGACCGAGCGGTTCACCACGGCGCCGCCCGCCGAGGGGGAGTGGACGGTCCCGGCCGTCGCCGCTCGCCAGGACCTCCCCGAGACGTGGCGGTTCGTCCTCGTCGTCCCCGAGGCCGATCCGGGCCGGAGCGGCGACGACGAAGACGAGAGCATGCGCGCCGTCGTCGAGGGCGCGGACCCGTCGGTCGCCGACGAGCTATCGACGCTTCTGGTCCGGCGGCTGCTCCCGGCGGCCGCCGAGGGCCGTCTGGAGGCGTTCGGCGACGCCGTCGGCGCGTTCGGCCGGCTCAACGGCGCCTGGTACGCCGACCAGCAGGGCGGCGTCTACCGACCGCCGGCCGGCCGGCTCATCGACGCCCTGGCCGACTGCCCCGCCGTCCGGGGCGTCGGGCAGTCCTCCTGGGGACCGACCGTCTACGGGGTGACCGACGAGTCGATGGCCGGGCGTGCCCGGGCGGCCGCCGAGGACGCGCTCGCCTCGGCCGGCGCCGACGGGACCGTCCGGGTCGTCGCTCCCCGGAACCGCGGCGCGCGGATCGGGGTCGAGTGA
- a CDS encoding glycosyltransferase encodes MTVPAVSFVVPARNEAGYLDAALSSIESQETDRRYEVVVADGGSTDGTADVARDHGATVVREGGHSIASGRNRGAEVAAGEWLAFVDADTTVAPEYLERMLSFVDREGLTAATSNCRITGPRRAKLVEWTINHAFPRLSVPILPGFNTFVRRDAFESVGGFPEVPNEDTAFSRTIGRSEPTGYCPATLVESSGRRVAESGLSGTLYHYLRLDVGRLRRGHSGPTGSGTDAE; translated from the coding sequence ATGACGGTGCCAGCGGTGAGTTTCGTCGTGCCGGCCCGCAACGAGGCGGGCTATCTCGACGCCGCGCTTTCCAGCATCGAGTCCCAGGAGACCGACCGGCGCTACGAGGTCGTCGTCGCCGACGGCGGAAGCACCGACGGGACCGCCGACGTCGCGCGGGATCACGGGGCGACCGTGGTCCGGGAGGGCGGCCACAGCATCGCCAGCGGGCGCAACCGTGGCGCCGAGGTCGCGGCGGGCGAGTGGCTGGCCTTCGTCGACGCCGACACGACGGTCGCGCCGGAGTACCTCGAGCGGATGCTGTCGTTCGTCGACCGCGAGGGGCTGACGGCGGCGACCTCGAACTGCCGGATCACCGGTCCCCGGCGGGCGAAGCTCGTCGAGTGGACCATCAACCACGCCTTCCCGCGGCTGTCGGTCCCGATACTGCCGGGGTTCAACACCTTCGTCCGCCGGGACGCCTTCGAGAGCGTCGGCGGCTTCCCCGAGGTGCCGAACGAGGACACGGCGTTCAGCCGGACCATCGGCCGCTCGGAGCCGACGGGCTACTGTCCGGCGACGCTCGTCGAGAGTTCCGGCCGCCGGGTCGCCGAATCGGGGCTTTCGGGCACACTGTATCATTACCTCCGCCTCGACGTCGGCCGCCTGCGGCGGGGTCACAGCGGTCCCACGGGGAGCGGAACCGACGCGGAGTAG
- a CDS encoding RNA-guided pseudouridylation complex pseudouridine synthase subunit Cbf5, protein MRERGPPSERDPADLLEFGVVNLDKPPGPSAHQVAGWVRDVAGVERAAHAGTLDPKVTGCLPVLTGDATRLAQVFDDSRKGYVAVLELHAPLPTDFEATLAEFEGPLYQKPPRKSAVARRLRTRTVHRLEALETEERRALLDIDCESGTYVRKLCHDLGLALGTGAHMGALRRRKTGTFDDTDLVTMEDLTDGVAFWEEEGDADLLRDVVRPAERALEHLPRLTVAPSAAREIATGAQVYAPGVIESDLGGAEEGALLACYTPDGAAVCLGRLAGDPGAESGLVAELERVLV, encoded by the coding sequence ATGCGCGAGCGCGGGCCCCCGTCGGAGCGCGACCCCGCCGACCTCCTCGAGTTCGGCGTCGTCAACCTCGACAAGCCGCCCGGTCCCTCCGCCCACCAGGTGGCCGGCTGGGTCCGCGACGTCGCCGGCGTCGAGCGGGCCGCCCACGCCGGCACGCTGGACCCGAAGGTGACCGGCTGTCTGCCGGTCCTGACCGGCGACGCGACCCGGCTGGCGCAGGTGTTCGACGACAGTCGGAAGGGGTACGTCGCCGTCCTCGAACTGCACGCGCCGCTGCCGACGGACTTCGAGGCGACCCTCGCGGAGTTCGAGGGCCCGCTGTACCAGAAGCCTCCCCGGAAGTCCGCCGTCGCCCGCCGACTGCGGACCCGGACCGTCCACCGCCTCGAGGCGCTGGAGACCGAAGAACGCCGCGCCCTGCTCGACATCGACTGCGAGAGCGGCACCTACGTCCGGAAGCTCTGCCACGACCTGGGACTCGCGCTCGGCACCGGCGCCCACATGGGCGCGCTCCGGCGCCGGAAGACGGGCACCTTCGACGACACCGACCTTGTCACCATGGAGGATTTGACCGACGGCGTGGCCTTCTGGGAGGAAGAGGGCGACGCCGACCTGCTTCGGGACGTCGTCCGGCCCGCCGAGCGGGCGCTCGAACACCTGCCGCGGTTGACGGTGGCGCCCTCGGCGGCCCGCGAGATTGCGACGGGCGCGCAGGTGTACGCTCCCGGCGTCATCGAGAGCGACCTCGGAGGTGCCGAGGAGGGGGCGTTGCTCGCCTGCTACACCCCCGACGGTGCGGCGGTGTGTCTCGGCCGCCTCGCCGGCGACCCCGGCGCCGAGTCGGGCCTCGTCGCGGAACTCGAGCGGGTACTCGTCTGA
- the cmk gene encoding (d)CMP kinase → MLLTISGPAGSGKSTAAAALAEALDYDHVSGGDIFRELADERGLTPLELNKLAEEEDEIDRDLDRRLREIAATRDGLVLESRLAGWMAGEHADFRIWLDAPLSVRAERIADREGKSVELARKETRERSESEARRYREYYDIDIDELTIYDLALNTARLSPEAVLDVILTTVEGYEPSGDEGRVPIEGVEYDF, encoded by the coding sequence ATGTTGCTGACAATCTCCGGTCCCGCCGGCAGCGGCAAGAGTACCGCCGCCGCCGCGCTGGCCGAGGCCCTCGATTACGACCACGTCAGCGGTGGTGACATCTTCCGCGAGCTGGCCGACGAGCGGGGACTGACGCCGCTGGAGCTGAACAAGCTCGCCGAGGAGGAGGACGAAATCGACCGCGACCTGGACCGCCGGCTCCGGGAGATAGCGGCCACGCGGGACGGCCTCGTCCTCGAGTCGCGGCTGGCGGGCTGGATGGCCGGCGAGCACGCCGACTTCCGCATCTGGCTGGACGCGCCGCTGTCGGTCCGCGCCGAGCGCATCGCCGACCGCGAGGGCAAGTCGGTCGAACTCGCGCGCAAGGAGACCCGCGAACGGAGCGAGAGCGAGGCCCGACGCTACCGGGAGTACTACGACATCGATATCGACGAACTGACCATCTACGACCTCGCGTTGAACACCGCCCGCCTCTCGCCGGAGGCCGTCCTCGACGTCATCCTGACGACCGTCGAGGGGTACGAGCCGTCCGGCGACGAGGGCCGCGTCCCCATCGAGGGCGTCGAGTACGACTTCTGA
- a CDS encoding DUF7521 family protein: MAGLQVWSGSAPPEWLAAFSQATDVLAALLGIFVAYQAYRGYRRNGSRPMLFIAVGFVLALAVPFLLLLAFLALPFVGRTVATVLTGTSQVVGLLAIVYALRMPA, encoded by the coding sequence GTGGCGGGGCTGCAGGTCTGGAGCGGGTCGGCGCCGCCGGAGTGGCTCGCCGCCTTCTCGCAGGCGACCGACGTCCTCGCCGCGCTGCTCGGTATCTTCGTCGCCTACCAGGCCTACCGCGGCTACCGGCGCAACGGGAGTCGCCCGATGCTGTTCATCGCGGTCGGCTTCGTCCTCGCTTTGGCCGTCCCGTTCCTGCTGTTGCTGGCCTTCCTCGCGCTGCCGTTCGTCGGGCGGACGGTCGCGACGGTCCTGACGGGCACCAGCCAGGTGGTCGGCCTGCTCGCCATCGTCTACGCCCTCCGGATGCCCGCCTGA